The following coding sequences lie in one Oncorhynchus kisutch isolate 150728-3 linkage group LG27, Okis_V2, whole genome shotgun sequence genomic window:
- the LOC109872081 gene encoding peroxisomal biogenesis factor 19-like isoform X1 has product MASGSAGQDTELDELLDSALDDFEKTNSAPLGPALAAAMAPPPAKGSEEKLPLLEDSQFFEALFEGEMASRAKEEWEKAMTELAQEEPELLQHFHKLSEAAGKVGTDVASQQEFTSCLKDTLSGLAKNADNLQSAGLAGEDLAKTLEGLDLDEDGERDGQDGNILPIMQSIMQNLLSKEVLYPSLKEITEKYPEWLNSNRQSLPPDQFQRYEQQHRVMGEICSLFEKEGDGENSFESILEIMQQLQDLGQPPKELAGESPPGLNFDLESLNLSGASGTGAADQCSIM; this is encoded by the exons ATGGCTTCAGGGTCAGCCGGACAAGACACAGAACTGGATGAGTTATTGGACA GTGCACTCGATGACTTTGAGAAGACAAACTCGGCCCCCTTGGGCCCAGCCCTTGCTGCTGCCATGGCTCCCCCACCAGCCAAGGGCAGCGAGGAGAAA CTCCCTCTACTGGAGGACAGTCAGTTCTTCGAGGCACTGTTTGAAGGTGAGATGGCCTCTCGGGCAAAGGAAGAGTGGGAGAAAGCCATGACTGAACTCGCACAGGAAGAACCTGAGCTGCTGCAACACTTTCACAAATTGTCAGAGGCAGCAGGGAAAGTTG GTACTGATGTAGCCTCCCAACAAGAATTCACTTCCTGTCTCAAAGATACCCTCAGTGGATTGGCTAAAAATGCAGACAACTTACAG AGTGCAGGATTGGCTGGAGAGGATCTGGCAAAGACTCTGGAAGGGCTGGATTTGGATGAGGATGGAGAGCGGGACGGGCAAGATGGAAACATCCTGCCAATCATGCAGTCCATCATGCAGAATCTTCTCTCCAAGGAAGTGCTCTACCCGTCTCTCAAAGAAATCACTGAGAAG TATCCTGAGTGGCTGAACAGCAATCGTCAGTCCCTCCCCCCAGATCAGTTCCAGCGCTACGAACAGCAGCACAGGGTCATGGGAGAGATCTGCAGCCTCTTTgagaaggagggagatggggagaataGCTTTGAGAGCATTCTGGAAATCATGCAGCAG CTACAAGACCTGGGCCAACCACCCAAAGAGCTGGCTGGTGAATCA CCACCTGGCCTAAACTTTGACCTGGAATCCTTGAATCTCTCAGGAGCCTCTGGGACTGGAGCTGCAGATCAGTGCTCGATCATGTGA
- the LOC109872081 gene encoding peroxisomal biogenesis factor 19-like isoform X2: MAPPPAKGSEEKLPLLEDSQFFEALFEGEMASRAKEEWEKAMTELAQEEPELLQHFHKLSEAAGKVGTDVASQQEFTSCLKDTLSGLAKNADNLQSAGLAGEDLAKTLEGLDLDEDGERDGQDGNILPIMQSIMQNLLSKEVLYPSLKEITEKYPEWLNSNRQSLPPDQFQRYEQQHRVMGEICSLFEKEGDGENSFESILEIMQQLQDLGQPPKELAGESPPGLNFDLESLNLSGASGTGAADQCSIM; the protein is encoded by the exons ATGGCTCCCCCACCAGCCAAGGGCAGCGAGGAGAAA CTCCCTCTACTGGAGGACAGTCAGTTCTTCGAGGCACTGTTTGAAGGTGAGATGGCCTCTCGGGCAAAGGAAGAGTGGGAGAAAGCCATGACTGAACTCGCACAGGAAGAACCTGAGCTGCTGCAACACTTTCACAAATTGTCAGAGGCAGCAGGGAAAGTTG GTACTGATGTAGCCTCCCAACAAGAATTCACTTCCTGTCTCAAAGATACCCTCAGTGGATTGGCTAAAAATGCAGACAACTTACAG AGTGCAGGATTGGCTGGAGAGGATCTGGCAAAGACTCTGGAAGGGCTGGATTTGGATGAGGATGGAGAGCGGGACGGGCAAGATGGAAACATCCTGCCAATCATGCAGTCCATCATGCAGAATCTTCTCTCCAAGGAAGTGCTCTACCCGTCTCTCAAAGAAATCACTGAGAAG TATCCTGAGTGGCTGAACAGCAATCGTCAGTCCCTCCCCCCAGATCAGTTCCAGCGCTACGAACAGCAGCACAGGGTCATGGGAGAGATCTGCAGCCTCTTTgagaaggagggagatggggagaataGCTTTGAGAGCATTCTGGAAATCATGCAGCAG CTACAAGACCTGGGCCAACCACCCAAAGAGCTGGCTGGTGAATCA CCACCTGGCCTAAACTTTGACCTGGAATCCTTGAATCTCTCAGGAGCCTCTGGGACTGGAGCTGCAGATCAGTGCTCGATCATGTGA